The Sebastes fasciatus isolate fSebFas1 chromosome 13, fSebFas1.pri, whole genome shotgun sequence genome includes a region encoding these proteins:
- the LOC141780341 gene encoding uncharacterized protein LOC141780341, translating to MHLKQTGYCVGVLLIYSITTITLPSGSWCETRTERTSGGPEQTLRPRMASTSTNKNRNKPKPNEGEWMYTSLNPPNEDCSKGRVEHIIPGTFYITGQLETRTNVGYQADAAVSVQAQRGQERTRGQLVSGSEESWQRLQPVVACGDDAMTLTVRRRRAVQLRLDRVNESSLPLSQLPPQCGYSVLTTWRDLSLMVQYDACHVTQEDDRYVLPLLWRGTPVKMSCPASQIHPQALGPFSLCCSLYGMTVKVQGLYATEELRVKVRGEWTPLVVLAEQCGYTLDRQDAEMVITAPFIACGVTVKDGKYTLSLQMGEKTFTLACPEEVPLTHQPLVNSPQHLTRGPAEHVPLPWAPPFYLAPPYYPHPTYHHKYPSPDGHDAYNPPTPSPLTPDPTSGPQPLSPVDSQRDSQDYYPDQNPVRESYKHFHSSLSSTDDAEDSGRVDPDLQEPPVLVVSEMPSAAHPPPSDTGLLSQVEPPRLQPPSHAFNPYYHYYHHPKIPLPGPPQDPDPGSELPRELSLTNPHHPEYVVLPPSVQQSEALRRVNSHQFLQPTPEAASHPYTLPTSPPKTSAHYTPHPPQPYPYHYSYYFPHIARGETKRLAPLSTDTAAERNLSDDQNTKSSIFVRPRPHSSQVHDKYNVNPYTDSQNSDEMIDFQKTSPEGIKHPLFDDDVKAELDDKERRSAPETPLPPTHPPGPDPAAAPPPEQTSLPNPPPNHNLPPYPHYHHPYYHYYQMYYGPESLLSADNHVSPTSSKEALDPLPHASSSPPPPRHPPYRKHQTTTPPTKPMYDAHNGPLHPYYYYYHLYYQPEVSAHKQDVHPAGSMNSERASKSDDRGMDWMVHAAEEGYPSIPPLLHSSFHSLNSHYITQQHPYDPHGRPGGEEAEERLDTEMKDHLKANSSTPSASPCGLGLVSDLDSLGCCSYSVKDCTKGQHLIFAVPDSVLEPTVAPPAHPFELSNVSCMLQKLTSDPDIYSVPLEGCGVNRYVFGQTVVHLLEVHGVHSLQQDHSSVLENSPVRLMVECSSSPGSPGEVRLHVMDRPPPPPVQSTQATIAVQLRIATDESFTSFHPEPHLPLSLMRGRLVYVELSLLDPPEPGLVLLVHSCLAYTQAPDPSWMLVYDGCPSPGDSQLLPSPNPDPHHIRRIVISGFLSLPAESPSHMAEGGHAHLEDPEIYFLCLTEVCSAADGDCTVGCINSPNSDV from the exons ATGCATTTGAAACAAACAGGATACTGCGTCGGTGTCCTTCTCATTTACTCCATCACAACTATAACTTTACCTTCAGGGAGCTGGTGTGAGACACGGACTGAAAGGACCTCTGGAGGGCCTGAACAGACACTCAGACCCAGAATGGCGTCCACTTCAACTAACAAAAACCGGAACAAACCGAAGCCAAACGAAGGGGAGTGGATGTATACTTCACTTAACCCGCCAAATGAAGACTGTAGCAAAGGGAGAGTTGAGCATATCATCCCAGGGACGTTTTATATTACTGGTCAACTGGAAACACGCACTAATGTGGGCTACCAAGCAGATGCTGCTGTTTCAG TCCAGGCTCAGCGAGGTCAGGAGAGGACCAGAGGTCAGCTGGTCagcggctcagaggagagcTGGCAGAGGCTGCAGCCCGTGGTGGCGTGTGGAGACGATGCCATGACCCTCACTGTCAGGAGGAGACGGGCTGTACAACTACGGCTGGACCGAG TGAACGAGTCATCTTTGCCCCTGTCCCAGCTACCACCACAGTGTGGCTACTCTGTTCTGACCACATGGAGAGACCTCAGTCTAATGGTTCAGTATGATGCCTGTCATGTCACACAGGAG GATGACCGTTACGTGTTGCCTCTGCTGTGGAGGGGGACTCCAGTCAAGATGTCCTGTCCAGCTTCTCAGATCCATCCTCAGGCCTTGggccctttctctctctgctgctctctgtaTGGTATGACCGTCAAAGTGCAGGGACTCTACGCTACAGAGGAGCTGAGGGTAAAAG TCAGAGGAGAATGGACCCCTCTGGTGGTGTTAGCTGAGCAATGTGGCTACACACTGGACAGACAGGATGCTGAGATGGTTATCACTGCTCCATTCATTGCGTGTGGCGTCACAGTAAAA GATGGAAAATACACCCTTTCTCTTCAGATGGGAGAGAAGACGTTCACGCTGGCCTGTCCTGAAGAAGTCCCACTCACCCATCAGCCTCTGGTCAACAGCCCTCAGCATCTAACCAGAGGGCCAGCTGAGCATGTACCTTTACCATGGGCTCCACCTTTCTACCTGGCCCCGCCTTACTATCCCCACCCTACATATCACCACAAGTATCCCAGTCCTGATGGACATGATGCGTATAACCCTCCTACTCCCTCACCCTTGACTCCTGATCCTACATCTGGCCCACAGCCTCTCTCTCCTGTTGATTCCCAGCGAGACTCTCAGGACTACTACCCCGACCAGAATCCTGTCAGGGAGTCTTATAAACATTTCCACAGTTCGCTGTCTTCTACGGACGATGCGGAGGATTCAGGTCGGGTGGATCCAGATCTGCAAGAACCTCCCGTCTTAGTTGTCTCTGAGATGCCCAGTGCTGCACATCCTCCCCCCTCAGATACAGGCTTACTGAGTCAAGTTGAACCACCTCGTCTCCAGCCCCCGAGCCACGCCTTCAATCCAtactatcactactaccatcaccCTAAAATCCCTCTTCCTGGCCCACCTCAAGACCCTGATCCAGGTTCTGAGCTTCCTAGAGAACTGTCTTTAACTAATCCTCATCACCCTGAATATGTAGTGTTGCCCCCCAGCGTGCAGCAGTCTGAGGCTCTCCGCAGAGTTAACTCACACCAGTTCCTTCAGCCTACGCCTGAGGCTGCCTCTCATCCTTACACCCTTCCGACAAGTCCTCCCAAAACCTCCGCACATTATACACCTCATCCTCCACAGCCCTATCCGTACCACTACTCCTATTACTTTCCACATATTGCTAGGGGCGAGACCAAGCGACTGGCTCCTCTCAGTACCGACACGGCTGCAGAAAGAAATTTGTCTGATGATCAAAACACAAAGTCAAGCATCTTTGTTCGTCCACGTCCTCACTCATCACAAGTTCATGACAAATACAATGTAAATCCTTACACTGATTCACAAAACTCAGATGAAATGATTGACTTTCAAAAAACCAGCCCAGAAGGGATCAAACATCCACTTTTTGATGATGATGTAAAAGCAGAGCTGGATGACAAAGAGAGACGCTCTGCCCCTGAGACTCCCCTCCCCCCTACTCACCCTCCTGGACCAGatcctgctgcagctcctcctcctgaaCAAACCTCTCTCCCCAATCCACCACCCAACCACAATCTCCCTCCTTACCCACACTACCACCACCCGTATTATCACTACTATCAGATGTATTATGGACCTGAGAGTTTACTCAGCGCTGACAATCATGTGTCTCCAACCTCATCCAAAGAAGCTTTAGACCCTCTGCCGCATGCATCTtcctccccaccaccaccacggcaTCCGCCCTATCGCAAACATCAAACCACTACTCCACCCACAAAGCCAATGTATGATGCTCACAATGGCCCCCTACATccttactactactattaccacCTGTACTACCAGCCTGAAGTGTCGGCGCACAAACAGGATGTACATCCTGCAGGCAGTATGAACTCTGAAAGAGCATCAAAATCAGACGACCGTGGGATGGATTGGATGGTTCACGCTGCTGAGGAAGGATATCCCAGCATCCCTCCGCTATTGCACAGTTCCTTTCACAGCCTCAATTCCCATTATATCACTCAGCAACATCCATATGATCCCCATGGGCGTCCTGgtggagaagaagcagaagagagGCTCGATACTGAAATGAAAG ATCACCTCAAGGCCAACTCGTCCACTCCCTCTGCCTCGCCCTGTGGCCTTGGCCTCGTGTCAGATTTAGACTCTTTGGGCTGCTGCTCGTATTCTGTGAAGG ACTGTACAAAGGGACAGCATTTAATCTTCGCGGTGCCAGACTCTGTGCTGGAGCCCACAGTGGCCCCCCCTGCTCATCCCTTTGAGCTCAGTAATGTGTCCTGCATGCTGCAgaagctgacctctgaccctgacATCTACTCTGTCCCCCTGGAGGGCTGTGGAGTAAACAGATAT GTGTTTGGTCAGACAGTGGTTCATCTGTTGGAAGTCCATGGTGTCCACTCTCTTCAACAAGACCACAGTTCTGTGCTTGAGAACTCTCCTGTCAG GTTGATGGTGGAGTGTAGTTCCTCTCCAGGTTCTCCAGGTGAAGTGAGGCTCCATGTGATGGATCgacctccaccacctcccgTTCAGTCTACACAGGCCACCATCGCTGTGCAACTGAGAATTGCCACAG ACGAGTCCTTCACCAGCTTCCACCCTGAGCCTCACCTGCCTCTCAGCCTCATGCGAGGCAGACTAGTTTATGTGGAGCTGAGCCTGCTGGACCCCCCAGAGCCCGGCCTGGTGCTGTTGGTTCACTCCTGCCTGGCTTACACTCAAGCTCCGGACCCCAGCTGGATGCTCGTCTATGACGG CTGTCCCAGCCCGGGTGATTCACAGCTACTTCCTTCCCCAAACCCTGACCCCCACCACATCCGGAGGATCGTGATCTCTGGCTTCCTGTCTCTGCCCGCAGAAAGTCCCTCCCACATGGCTGAAGGAGGACACGCTCACCTGGAGGACCCAGAG ATCTACTTCTTGTGCTTGACAGAGGTGTGCTCTGCTGCAGATGGTGACTGCACTGTCGGCTGCATCAACA